From one Pseudomonadales bacterium genomic stretch:
- a CDS encoding chemotaxis protein CheW: MSQLSLVNADLPAVVDSLIVELSDDRLLIPMSAVAEVVREVKPQSDSSMPQWMYGWLDWRHMRIPLCSFEGLSGKPAPALPVPAHALVVNTLNGGEELPFFELLIQNFPGPVRVAEDDDVQQVEMTAGETDSAFLMKLILDKQTAFIPDLEKVEQLILKYLNG; this comes from the coding sequence ATGAGCCAGTTATCGTTAGTGAATGCCGATTTGCCGGCAGTCGTGGATAGTCTGATTGTCGAATTGTCTGATGACAGGCTGCTGATACCGATGTCGGCAGTTGCCGAAGTTGTTCGGGAAGTAAAGCCGCAGTCTGATTCTTCGATGCCGCAGTGGATGTATGGATGGCTTGATTGGCGGCACATGAGAATACCTCTTTGCTCTTTTGAAGGGCTATCTGGCAAACCTGCTCCGGCTTTGCCTGTGCCAGCACATGCGCTGGTGGTGAACACGTTAAATGGAGGTGAAGAGCTACCGTTTTTCGAGTTATTGATTCAGAATTTTCCCGGTCCGGTGCGGGTTGCAGAGGATGATGATGTGCAGCAGGTAGAGATGACAGCAGGTGAAACGGACAGTGCATTTTTGATGAAGCTGATACTGGATAAGCAAACGGCTTTTATTCCCGATCTGGAAAAGGTTGAGCAGCTGATACTGAAATATCTGAACGGGTAG
- a CDS encoding protein-glutamate O-methyltransferase CheR: MSEQSLPELTTAQFSCWRALIEEYAGVQIAPDREAFVRLGVRRRLEELGESSFDSYFERVNGLGGEQERRLIFDRMLIKETHFFRHRPSFDFVSRSVFRQISEGMTSTSAWSVGCSTGEEAYSIAMAINAAYETCDKKPLFGVVGSDISHQALMSARSGIYHSRQLKQVTEFEKRQYFTEMSATEFSVSESTKRRVCFLNSNILNIPKHSFANNLDIIYCQNVLIYFKRWRRREIIQSLAQCLKPGGLLVLGVGECSEQPSQLLTRVPEQGVLAYVRSSR, translated from the coding sequence ATGAGCGAGCAATCATTGCCTGAGTTAACCACGGCCCAGTTTAGTTGTTGGCGAGCGTTGATTGAGGAGTATGCGGGCGTACAAATTGCACCTGATCGAGAGGCGTTTGTGCGTCTTGGGGTGCGTCGACGCCTTGAGGAGCTGGGTGAAAGTAGTTTCGATTCTTATTTTGAGAGAGTTAACGGCCTCGGCGGTGAGCAGGAACGACGGCTGATTTTCGACAGGATGCTGATTAAGGAAACGCACTTCTTTCGGCACCGACCTTCCTTTGACTTTGTTTCCCGTTCTGTTTTTCGGCAGATTTCGGAAGGCATGACCAGCACCAGTGCCTGGAGTGTGGGCTGCTCGACTGGAGAGGAAGCGTATTCCATTGCCATGGCAATCAATGCGGCATATGAGACTTGTGACAAAAAACCTTTGTTTGGTGTGGTTGGGAGCGATATCAGTCATCAGGCTTTAATGTCTGCCAGATCGGGTATCTATCATTCACGCCAATTGAAGCAGGTGACCGAGTTTGAAAAGCGGCAATACTTCACCGAAATGTCGGCGACAGAATTCAGTGTGTCAGAGTCGACTAAGAGGCGAGTCTGTTTTTTGAACAGCAATATCCTCAACATTCCAAAGCATTCGTTTGCCAATAATCTGGATATTATTTATTGCCAGAATGTACTGATTTACTTCAAGCGTTGGCGGCGCAGGGAAATTATTCAATCGTTGGCCCAGTGCCTGAAGCCTGGAGGCTTGTTGGTGTTGGGGGTGGGGGAGTGCAGCGAGCAGCCTTCACAGTTGCTGACCCGGGTGCCCGAACAAGGGGTGCTGGCTTACGTTAGAAGCAGTCGATAG
- a CDS encoding helix-turn-helix domain-containing protein: MVTKAPTPPKPLKVATLLYDNLLATSATLPIEMLRMAEAANQATTTQHQAIETINVSISMEPVTSPSGFNLVPTCTLDQTDVCSIINLPALWRNPRPALRRYQAYLPWLRDQAAQGAIITAVGTGACFLAEAGLLNNQPATTHWHYFDRFQKDYPQVALKRNYFITRSNNIYCAASVNAVAQLMVHLIFRQHGRAVASQVERNFFHEVRNAFNPVGYFDDQVDYHPDENIVQAQIWLEDNFSQSIKIAEVAAQFGFSLRNFDRRFKQALAVTPLQYLQRIRLKNASELLKQSNLSIAEIAAHCGYADASAFSRQFSKQLHTSPRKYRETVRAKLFSHQNRT, encoded by the coding sequence ATGGTCACAAAAGCCCCCACCCCCCCAAAACCCCTGAAAGTTGCCACACTGCTTTACGACAACCTTCTTGCCACCAGTGCCACGCTGCCTATAGAAATGTTGCGTATGGCCGAAGCAGCAAACCAGGCAACAACCACTCAACATCAGGCCATCGAGACCATCAACGTTTCCATCTCCATGGAACCTGTCACTTCACCCTCCGGTTTTAACCTGGTGCCGACGTGTACACTCGACCAGACAGATGTTTGCAGCATAATTAACCTGCCTGCACTGTGGCGGAACCCCCGCCCCGCTCTGCGCCGCTATCAGGCGTATTTACCCTGGCTCCGCGATCAGGCCGCACAGGGTGCAATTATCACAGCCGTCGGTACCGGGGCCTGCTTTCTCGCAGAAGCCGGGTTGCTGAACAATCAGCCGGCGACAACCCATTGGCATTATTTTGACCGATTTCAAAAGGACTACCCGCAGGTGGCCTTGAAGCGCAACTACTTCATTACCAGATCCAATAATATTTACTGCGCGGCCAGTGTGAATGCCGTTGCGCAGTTAATGGTACATTTGATTTTCAGACAACACGGCCGGGCCGTGGCTTCACAGGTAGAAAGAAACTTCTTTCACGAAGTAAGAAATGCCTTCAACCCTGTGGGCTATTTTGATGATCAGGTGGACTACCACCCCGATGAAAACATTGTTCAGGCACAAATCTGGCTGGAAGACAACTTCTCGCAATCCATCAAGATTGCCGAAGTGGCGGCACAGTTCGGGTTTAGCCTGCGCAATTTTGATCGCCGCTTTAAACAGGCTCTGGCTGTAACACCACTACAATATTTGCAACGAATTCGGTTGAAGAACGCCAGTGAATTGCTAAAACAGTCGAACCTGTCAATTGCTGAAATTGCCGCTCATTGCGGTTATGCCGATGCCAGTGCGTTCAGTCGCCAATTCAGCAAACAACTCCATACCTCACCGAGGAAATACCGGGAAACGGTTCGCGCCAAACTCTTCAGCCATCAAAACAGGACTTGA
- a CDS encoding Hpt domain-containing protein: MDLKGKLQGLDWLIEEVEASLQQAAEALEAYVADPDDETQIRFCLGYIHQVNGSLQIAECHGPLLLSEEMESLAVQLQNGEVNSVSESCDVLIQAILRLPNYVRHVIATRNDQPETLLLLLNELRAVRAKPLVTEGAFFSPVLNVPVMGSSRPLQTPNPQALGNLLRKLRQMYQFAVLGIIKGEKLNQNFSYADKVFSRLQELSKFSVQYPLWEVAKAFLENISGNNIPIGVAVKVLFRELDAQIKLLVQGGVAALNTKPPEPLLKNLLFYVAYGGSKMPVSEEVRKQYQLDNSLPDGVPEAYSHQYQPETLQNIVKELDRELDQAKKQIESYVLGDCVEVKLLEDAGTIIQRMSDTLAVVGELPLRNKLKEIQAAITADIDSGGNGTRSQMMSVATGLVEVEAGLFSWMDSNQLGARRGALVDERQFEVGRAQETLIREARNGLETIKESIVDFIASQWDRQRLEAIPPLVDDVAAAMDMLNLPRAQRILKNSNRYLVEQLLDGGVVPDWNSLDSLADAITSIDYYLELLGNQDAESDNTILVVAENSVAKLGYPVGKEPTTPVKTVADIDEAELSRVDGPADGGSVSEETEVPSAEQPMSASVDEAVGRQPVEQDEEELVDPEIIEIFIEEVGEVLAAINELLPVWAADPDNHKPLIDIRRSFHTLKGSGRMVAADHIGDLGWAVESLLNKVLDHQLEANAGTVHLVEQAVSEIPGMIKQFESSGDNRKTSEVIRLIDMADALACGEEIVVSTEQSPSENIEAPAVESTDIQHNNEVQEVQEVQEVQEVQEVQEVQEVQEVQEVQEVQEVQEVQEVQEDLSVDSEEEEHFQPEWQSAEAQTSVVEFVREPQEAAPGNGEPEEIRATADDELLDIFIDEAAHQLQVVGNFVAEQRREAPVFAIPGAEVQSALHTLKGSALMAEVQNVSELMVPLEEFVNELYQYQQKINANILTLLGDAVSSTTVCLQRLQEKRIDSMPELPALLASIRDLRANSITPLLDGDRQSEGEAFADPVFLQGMMSSGMNKLLQAESLLRGWQASPDQLSPLFELQQELLLLHEASERAEIAPLASACSLLCSIYDAVSTRALGPEVTTVEDLLTIHDSLLRMIDQVAASQKVDPLSDVLVGRMQALLDGLSDTGGQVVAHSPSGLQESFVEPDSTLIDAVPIEAIDEVIRPEPPAETQSDNASVGVDDGGIDLDNPDIDLDILLTFVTEAEDLLDESDQALSRWSEDVNNNQHPEAIKRALHTLKGGARMSGLTGLGDISHRYEDAIEVLQASRKTPESSDFDDFDRQQGALVSSLQRVKKLLSEKEAGFSEEQPVSAQPLERTTPEPQGTGQSATEKLPSVVENQPSDAVSDLPAQAEVLPSTAVASAPVIERKLIQQEMVKVAAPRLEELVNLAGETSIARGRIEQQVSEFGSALDEMDATIQRLQDQVRRIGIETDAQMLFRREQIEASDISEDFDPLEMDRYSQLQQLSRSLLESASDLQDLKTTLSNKARDAETQLLAQSRINTDLQESMMRTRMVPFSRMVPRLRRMVRQLNDELDKHVNLKVANVDGEMDRSVMENILAPLEHMVRNSLDHGIENRPEREAAGKLPEGTITIDMAREGGDILIRLSDDGRGLDIDAIHKRAIAMGLVSETAVLEEQEIVQFIFHAGFSTSQNVSQVSGRGVGMDVVHSQVRQLGGVIETRTSAGQGTQFTIRLPFTVSVNRAMMIRIGEDFYALPLNTVDGVVRVSPAELEHYYRFPDSRLEYAGGRYQVRYLGSLLSENLLPIIDPAGESVFLVLVHSETRLYAVQVDELLSSDEIVVKSLGPQFSSVPGLSGATVRGDGSVVVILDLLALLRARIAIGAGVEVLSHEQSKAAGEEAYIPTVMVVDDSVTVRKVTGRLLEREGFRVITANDGVAAMRLLQDEKPDVMLLDIEMPRMDGFEVASRVKGSSLWKDIPIIMITSRTGQKHRDRAFALGVDKYLGKPFQEEALLQTIDEMLNVLVE, from the coding sequence ATGGATCTAAAAGGAAAATTACAAGGCCTCGACTGGTTAATCGAAGAGGTTGAAGCCAGCTTGCAGCAAGCGGCAGAGGCCCTAGAAGCCTATGTTGCAGACCCGGATGACGAAACACAGATCCGTTTTTGCCTGGGCTACATTCATCAGGTAAACGGCTCACTGCAAATTGCTGAATGCCATGGTCCCCTTCTGTTGTCGGAAGAGATGGAGTCGTTGGCGGTACAGCTTCAAAACGGCGAAGTTAACAGCGTTTCCGAATCCTGCGATGTTCTGATTCAGGCCATTTTGCGCCTGCCGAACTATGTAAGACATGTTATCGCCACCCGCAACGACCAGCCTGAAACCCTGTTGCTCTTATTGAATGAATTGAGAGCAGTGCGGGCGAAGCCGCTGGTAACCGAGGGAGCATTTTTCTCGCCGGTGCTCAATGTGCCTGTTATGGGCTCATCCAGGCCCCTGCAAACACCGAATCCGCAGGCTTTGGGGAATTTGCTGCGCAAGTTGCGACAAATGTATCAATTCGCCGTGCTGGGTATAATCAAAGGCGAGAAGCTTAACCAGAATTTCAGCTATGCCGATAAGGTATTTTCCCGATTGCAGGAACTGAGCAAATTCTCAGTGCAGTACCCTCTTTGGGAAGTGGCAAAGGCTTTTCTGGAAAATATCTCTGGCAATAACATTCCTATAGGCGTGGCTGTTAAGGTTCTTTTCAGAGAACTGGATGCACAAATCAAATTGCTGGTTCAGGGAGGGGTCGCTGCGCTGAACACCAAGCCGCCGGAACCGCTACTGAAGAATCTGCTGTTTTATGTGGCCTATGGCGGCAGCAAAATGCCGGTCTCGGAGGAAGTCAGAAAGCAATACCAGCTGGATAATTCATTGCCTGATGGCGTGCCGGAAGCATACTCCCACCAATATCAGCCCGAAACATTACAGAATATCGTCAAGGAGCTTGATCGCGAGCTGGATCAGGCCAAGAAACAGATTGAAAGTTATGTTCTGGGTGATTGCGTTGAAGTGAAACTGCTGGAAGATGCAGGCACGATTATCCAGCGCATGTCCGATACTCTGGCGGTTGTTGGTGAACTGCCTTTGCGCAATAAATTAAAAGAAATTCAGGCTGCCATTACGGCTGATATCGACAGCGGAGGTAACGGTACCCGTAGCCAAATGATGTCAGTTGCTACAGGGCTGGTGGAAGTTGAGGCGGGACTTTTCTCCTGGATGGACAGTAATCAGCTGGGAGCCCGTCGTGGCGCACTGGTTGATGAGCGCCAATTTGAGGTGGGGCGTGCTCAGGAGACATTGATTCGGGAGGCGCGCAATGGCCTTGAGACAATTAAAGAGTCAATTGTTGATTTCATTGCATCCCAGTGGGACCGGCAGCGCCTGGAAGCAATTCCCCCGCTGGTAGACGATGTCGCTGCGGCGATGGATATGCTGAACCTGCCGCGGGCTCAGAGAATATTGAAAAACAGTAATCGCTATCTCGTTGAGCAGCTGCTTGACGGGGGTGTTGTGCCCGACTGGAACAGCCTGGACTCGCTGGCTGATGCTATTACCAGTATTGATTACTATCTTGAATTATTGGGCAACCAGGATGCTGAAAGTGATAACACCATTCTCGTTGTCGCCGAAAACAGTGTGGCTAAACTGGGTTATCCGGTTGGCAAAGAACCGACCACTCCTGTGAAAACCGTTGCTGACATAGATGAGGCGGAATTGAGCCGCGTTGACGGGCCAGCAGATGGCGGGTCAGTTTCTGAGGAAACTGAAGTCCCATCAGCAGAACAGCCAATGTCGGCCTCAGTCGATGAAGCGGTTGGGCGACAGCCTGTTGAACAAGATGAAGAAGAACTGGTTGACCCTGAAATCATCGAAATTTTCATTGAAGAGGTTGGTGAGGTTCTGGCGGCAATCAATGAGTTGTTACCGGTTTGGGCGGCGGACCCGGATAACCACAAGCCACTCATTGACATCCGCCGTTCCTTCCATACGTTGAAAGGCAGTGGCCGAATGGTGGCGGCTGATCATATTGGTGACCTTGGATGGGCGGTTGAGAGCTTGCTGAACAAGGTACTTGACCATCAGCTGGAAGCTAATGCGGGCACAGTACACCTTGTTGAGCAGGCCGTATCCGAGATTCCCGGAATGATTAAGCAGTTTGAATCATCGGGCGATAATCGGAAAACCAGTGAGGTTATTCGCCTGATTGATATGGCAGATGCGCTGGCATGTGGTGAAGAAATAGTGGTTTCTACCGAGCAGTCACCTTCAGAAAATATCGAAGCACCTGCAGTGGAAAGTACGGATATACAGCACAATAATGAAGTCCAGGAAGTCCAGGAAGTCCAGGAAGTCCAGGAAGTCCAGGAAGTCCAGGAAGTCCAGGAAGTCCAGGAAGTCCAGGAAGTCCAGGAAGTCCAGGAAGTCCAGGAAGTCCAGGAAGTCCAGGAAGATCTGTCTGTTGATTCCGAAGAGGAAGAGCACTTTCAGCCGGAGTGGCAGAGCGCCGAGGCTCAAACGTCTGTTGTCGAGTTTGTTCGGGAACCGCAAGAGGCAGCACCGGGAAATGGTGAACCTGAAGAAATACGCGCGACGGCTGATGATGAATTGCTGGATATTTTTATTGATGAGGCCGCACACCAACTCCAGGTTGTTGGGAACTTTGTTGCCGAGCAGCGCAGGGAGGCCCCCGTGTTTGCGATACCGGGTGCCGAGGTGCAAAGCGCTCTGCACACACTGAAGGGTAGTGCCCTGATGGCAGAGGTTCAGAACGTTTCCGAGCTAATGGTGCCGTTGGAGGAGTTTGTTAATGAACTTTATCAGTATCAGCAAAAAATCAACGCCAACATACTGACTTTACTCGGAGATGCCGTTTCTTCCACAACAGTCTGCCTGCAAAGGCTTCAGGAAAAAAGAATCGACAGCATGCCTGAGTTGCCTGCATTGCTAGCCAGCATTCGAGACTTGCGTGCAAACAGCATTACACCGCTGCTTGATGGTGACAGGCAGTCAGAGGGCGAAGCGTTTGCCGACCCGGTATTTTTGCAAGGCATGATGAGCTCGGGTATGAACAAGTTGTTGCAGGCCGAGTCATTATTGCGTGGCTGGCAAGCATCGCCTGATCAGCTGTCACCACTGTTTGAGTTGCAGCAGGAGCTGCTGTTGTTGCATGAAGCGTCAGAGCGGGCAGAAATTGCTCCTCTCGCCAGTGCTTGCTCGTTGCTATGTTCAATATATGATGCTGTTTCCACTAGGGCTCTCGGGCCGGAAGTGACGACGGTTGAAGATTTGCTCACCATTCACGATTCGCTGCTGCGTATGATTGATCAGGTCGCTGCGAGCCAGAAAGTCGATCCATTGTCGGATGTTCTTGTCGGGCGCATGCAAGCGCTGCTGGACGGTTTGTCAGACACCGGGGGTCAGGTTGTGGCTCACAGTCCGTCAGGACTGCAGGAATCTTTTGTTGAACCTGACAGTACTCTCATTGATGCTGTTCCCATTGAGGCTATAGATGAGGTAATACGGCCGGAGCCGCCTGCTGAAACTCAATCGGATAATGCTTCAGTTGGTGTGGATGACGGTGGTATCGACCTGGATAACCCGGACATCGATCTGGATATATTGCTGACATTTGTGACTGAGGCAGAAGACTTATTGGATGAATCTGATCAGGCATTGAGCCGCTGGTCGGAGGACGTCAACAACAATCAGCACCCGGAAGCGATCAAGAGAGCCTTGCATACCCTGAAAGGCGGAGCGCGGATGTCTGGCCTGACCGGACTTGGTGATATCAGTCACCGATATGAAGATGCTATTGAAGTGTTACAGGCCAGTAGAAAAACTCCTGAAAGCAGTGACTTCGATGATTTTGACCGTCAGCAAGGGGCGCTGGTCTCATCCCTGCAGCGAGTCAAAAAACTGCTCTCCGAAAAGGAGGCCGGTTTTTCTGAAGAGCAGCCAGTCAGTGCGCAGCCGTTAGAGCGGACAACGCCAGAGCCACAGGGCACCGGGCAGTCAGCAACTGAAAAATTGCCATCTGTTGTGGAAAATCAACCCAGTGATGCAGTGTCTGACCTGCCTGCTCAGGCCGAAGTATTGCCGTCGACGGCCGTGGCCAGTGCGCCGGTGATTGAGCGCAAACTGATTCAGCAGGAAATGGTTAAGGTTGCTGCGCCGAGGCTTGAGGAGTTGGTTAATCTTGCTGGTGAAACCAGTATTGCGCGTGGGCGGATCGAACAGCAGGTGAGCGAGTTTGGTTCTGCTCTGGATGAAATGGATGCGACCATTCAGCGATTACAGGATCAGGTGAGGCGGATAGGCATTGAAACAGACGCCCAAATGCTGTTTCGGCGGGAGCAAATTGAAGCCTCCGACATATCAGAAGACTTCGACCCCCTCGAAATGGACCGTTACTCCCAGCTACAGCAACTATCGCGAAGCTTGCTGGAATCTGCATCCGATTTACAGGATCTGAAAACAACCCTCAGCAACAAGGCCAGAGATGCAGAGACGCAACTGCTGGCACAGTCGCGGATTAATACCGACCTTCAGGAAAGCATGATGCGAACCAGAATGGTGCCTTTCTCGCGGATGGTGCCGAGGCTGCGTCGGATGGTTCGCCAGTTGAACGATGAACTTGATAAACATGTTAACCTCAAAGTGGCGAACGTTGACGGCGAAATGGATCGCTCTGTCATGGAGAATATTCTGGCACCGCTGGAACATATGGTGCGTAACTCCCTTGACCACGGCATTGAAAATCGCCCCGAGAGGGAAGCGGCGGGTAAGCTGCCAGAAGGAACCATAACCATTGATATGGCGCGAGAGGGTGGTGACATTCTGATACGTCTTTCTGACGATGGTCGGGGGCTGGATATTGACGCTATTCATAAACGTGCAATTGCTATGGGGCTTGTCAGCGAAACGGCCGTGCTTGAAGAACAGGAAATCGTCCAGTTTATTTTTCATGCCGGGTTTTCCACATCGCAGAATGTCAGTCAGGTATCGGGGCGCGGTGTAGGCATGGATGTAGTGCATAGCCAGGTGAGGCAGCTGGGTGGTGTGATAGAGACCCGGACCAGCGCAGGGCAGGGCACGCAGTTTACGATTCGCTTGCCTTTTACGGTATCGGTGAACCGAGCCATGATGATTCGTATCGGCGAAGATTTTTATGCCTTGCCACTGAATACGGTTGATGGGGTGGTGAGAGTCAGTCCGGCTGAGTTGGAGCATTACTATCGTTTTCCCGATTCGCGGCTCGAATACGCCGGAGGCCGCTATCAAGTCCGTTATCTGGGTAGCCTGCTAAGTGAAAATCTGTTGCCCATTATTGATCCTGCCGGTGAGTCAGTGTTTCTGGTGCTGGTGCATTCCGAGACCCGATTGTATGCCGTGCAGGTTGATGAGCTGTTGAGCAGTGACGAAATTGTTGTAAAAAGCCTGGGGCCGCAGTTCAGCTCGGTTCCCGGATTGTCTGGCGCCACGGTGCGGGGTGATGGCAGCGTCGTTGTTATCCTTGATTTATTGGCATTGTTGAGAGCTAGAATTGCCATTGGAGCAGGTGTCGAAGTACTGAGTCACGAGCAATCGAAAGCCGCTGGAGAGGAGGCGTACATCCCAACGGTGATGGTTGTGGATGACTCGGTAACGGTCAGAAAGGTTACCGGCAGACTTCTTGAGCGGGAAGGCTTTAGAGTCATCACGGCGAACGATGGTGTTGCTGCAATGCGATTGCTGCAGGATGAAAAACCGGATGTGATGTTGCTGGATATTGAAATGCCCAGGATGGACGGATTTGAAGTTGCCAGCCGGGTGAAGGGTTCCAGTCTCTGGAAAGATATTCCGATCATTATGATTACCTCCCGGACCGGACAAAAACATCGGGACAGGGCGTTTGCCTTGGGGGTCGATAAATATCTCGGCAAACCGTTTCAGGAAGAAGCGCTATTGCAGACCATTGATGAAATGCTCAACGTTCTTGTGGAGTAA
- a CDS encoding chemotaxis protein CheB, with product MTVRLGVVADSPYVRYAIQSALADSGFNVSFPKEAHGSLQQGNIDIWLLVAAETNQHVLSSFDYQKVPVLILDEAVPSVANSEFSVWKERLSAKLLTALTQRRETDCEAPARCLWLLAASTGGLDAVVKFLKQIPRSTVGLGFVYAQHIELQQTRHLVDVIERATAWSAKVVADGDYLSEGRVSIISPGFETEIGKGGRIRMLGHPWQGPHKPAIDHIAADVARQYGANSGMIVFTGMGDDGAKGSRFISRSGGQVWVQSPDSCVAASMPEAVLSRGRSNGLADVASLAEKFNQYCLRSLPV from the coding sequence ATGACCGTGAGGCTCGGGGTTGTTGCTGATAGTCCATATGTTCGTTATGCGATTCAATCAGCGCTTGCTGATTCAGGTTTCAACGTGAGCTTCCCGAAAGAGGCTCACGGGTCATTACAGCAGGGAAATATTGATATCTGGTTACTGGTTGCTGCTGAAACCAATCAGCATGTGTTGTCCTCGTTTGATTATCAAAAGGTACCGGTGCTAATTCTTGATGAAGCAGTGCCATCGGTAGCAAACAGTGAATTTTCGGTATGGAAAGAGCGTCTGAGCGCGAAGCTACTCACTGCCCTGACGCAGCGGCGGGAAACTGATTGCGAGGCCCCTGCCCGATGTTTGTGGTTGCTGGCAGCATCAACAGGCGGGCTGGATGCGGTGGTTAAATTTCTGAAGCAGATTCCCCGCTCAACGGTCGGGCTCGGTTTTGTTTATGCTCAACATATAGAGCTACAGCAAACCCGGCATCTGGTTGACGTTATCGAACGAGCAACAGCTTGGTCGGCGAAGGTTGTGGCTGATGGTGACTATCTGTCAGAGGGGCGGGTATCCATCATTTCTCCCGGTTTTGAAACTGAAATTGGCAAGGGGGGGCGGATTCGTATGCTGGGCCACCCCTGGCAGGGGCCACATAAACCTGCGATAGATCATATTGCTGCGGATGTTGCGAGGCAATATGGGGCAAATTCAGGGATGATTGTTTTTACTGGCATGGGTGATGATGGCGCAAAGGGCAGTCGCTTTATTTCCAGAAGTGGTGGCCAGGTCTGGGTACAGTCTCCTGACAGTTGCGTTGCTGCCAGCATGCCTGAGGCGGTATTGAGCCGAGGGCGTAGCAATGGTCTGGCGGATGTCGCGTCTCTGGCTGAAAAATTTAATCAATATTGTCTCAGGAGTTTGCCTGTATGA